A genomic stretch from Candidatus Avedoeria danica includes:
- a CDS encoding NAD(P)/FAD-dependent oxidoreductase, which produces MSQPLASSSPASSPASSPAASSGRSVAVIGAGFAGLSAAWDLAGDGWSVTVYDGAEHAGGLAGGFRDASWEWPLEHYYHHLFQTDRAIIGLAGEIGFADHLQTLRPVSASFYRGKAYPLDGVVPILTFPGMPFIDRVRMGAVGAYLKLTPDWRSLENVTAAAWARRWMGKRAYAAIWEPLLLGKFGPEHYEHVPMSWLWARLHARSFKLIYVAGGFQAYADTLRRAVEGRGAAVRLSTPVRGIRRTDAGLAVAAGDGESTFDAVVATTAPHVLARMAPDLPADYTGRLADLEHLGAVVFVLALKQQLMTDGTYWLNLDKREMPFLACVEHTNLIDAAHYGGDHLVYMGDYLPPDHPAFTMAHDDLLAQWLPALERINPAFRPDWVRTSWLSRAAYAQPVVPCGFSAHVPPLATPVPGLYLASMSQVYPWDRGTNFAVDIGRRVAAAVIADGVTGQR; this is translated from the coding sequence ATGAGCCAACCCTTGGCATCCTCTTCACCTGCGTCCTCACCCGCGTCTTCGCCCGCGGCGTCCTCGGGCCGCTCCGTTGCCGTGATCGGCGCCGGCTTCGCCGGGCTGAGCGCGGCGTGGGATCTGGCCGGCGACGGCTGGTCGGTGACGGTGTACGACGGGGCCGAGCACGCCGGCGGGCTGGCCGGGGGCTTCCGCGACGCGTCGTGGGAGTGGCCGCTGGAGCACTACTACCATCACCTCTTCCAAACCGATCGCGCGATCATCGGCCTGGCCGGCGAGATCGGCTTCGCCGACCACCTGCAGACGCTGCGCCCGGTCTCGGCTTCGTTCTACCGGGGCAAGGCCTACCCGCTGGACGGCGTCGTCCCGATCCTGACGTTCCCGGGCATGCCGTTCATCGACCGCGTTCGGATGGGCGCCGTCGGGGCGTACCTCAAGCTCACGCCCGACTGGCGCTCGCTCGAGAACGTCACCGCGGCCGCATGGGCCCGGCGCTGGATGGGCAAGCGCGCCTACGCGGCCATCTGGGAGCCGCTGCTCCTCGGCAAGTTCGGCCCCGAGCACTACGAGCACGTGCCGATGAGCTGGCTATGGGCACGCCTGCACGCCCGCTCCTTCAAGCTGATCTACGTCGCCGGCGGCTTCCAGGCATACGCCGACACCCTGCGGCGCGCTGTCGAGGGCCGCGGCGCCGCCGTCCGGCTGTCCACGCCGGTGCGGGGCATCCGCCGAACGGACGCCGGCCTGGCCGTGGCCGCCGGCGACGGCGAGTCGACGTTCGATGCGGTGGTGGCGACGACGGCGCCGCACGTGCTGGCCCGGATGGCGCCCGACCTGCCGGCGGACTACACCGGCCGCTTGGCCGACCTCGAGCACCTCGGGGCGGTCGTGTTCGTGCTTGCGCTCAAGCAGCAGCTCATGACGGACGGCACGTACTGGCTGAACCTCGACAAGCGCGAGATGCCGTTCCTGGCGTGCGTCGAGCACACGAACCTCATCGATGCAGCCCATTACGGGGGCGATCACCTGGTCTACATGGGCGACTACCTGCCGCCGGACCACCCCGCCTTCACGATGGCGCACGACGATCTGCTGGCGCAGTGGCTGCCGGCCCTGGAACGGATCAACCCGGCGTTCCGCCCGGACTGGGTCCGGACGTCGTGGCTGTCGCGCGCGGCGTACGCCCAGCCCGTCGTGCCGTGCGGCTTCTCGGCCCACGTCCCGCCCCTGGCGACCCCGGTGCCGGGGCTCTACCTGGCGTCGATGAGCCAGGTCTACCCCTGGGACCGCGGGACGAACTTCGCGGTCGACATCGGGCGGCGGGTCGCGGCGGCGGTCATCGCGGACGGTGTGACCGGGCAGCGGTAG